The following proteins are co-located in the Callospermophilus lateralis isolate mCalLat2 chromosome 8, mCalLat2.hap1, whole genome shotgun sequence genome:
- the Gimd1 gene encoding GTPase IMAP family member GIMD1, with protein sequence MTDSNKMIINLALFGRTQSGKSSAGNILLGSTDFHSRFAPCSITTDCSLGRSCHLHSFMRRGGQEITLQVQVLDTPGYPHSKLSMSHMKQEIKTALVHHFGQEGLHLALLILRADVPFYGQEESYPIQLIQELLGDTWKNYTAILFTHAEKIEDAGFSENEYLHDSSDTLLTLLSSIKQRYVFLYKKGNLFNEQRRKILERIVEFIKENHYQGLTFK encoded by the exons ATGACAGACAGCAACAAGATGATTATCAACTTGGCACTCTTTGGCAGGACTCAGAGTGGAAAAAGTTCTGCTGGGAACATTCTACTGGGAAGTACTGACTTCCACAGCAGATTTGCTCCATGTTCTATAACCACAGATTGCAGCTTGGGCCGCAGTTGTCACCTCCACAGCTTCATGCGTCGAGGGGGGCAAGAGATAACCCTGCAGGTCCAGGTGTTGGACACTCCAGGTTATCCACACAGCAAGCTGAGCATGAGTCACATGAAACAAGAAATCAAGACGGCACTGGTGCATCACTTCGGGCAAGAGGGTCTCCACCTTGCACTGCTGATCCTTAGAGCAGACGTGCCTTTCTATGGACAAGAAGAATCTTACCCAATCCAATTAATTCAG GAACTTCTGGGAGATACTTGGAAGAATTACACTGCTATTCTTTTCACCCATGCAGAAAAAATAGAAGATGCTGGGTTCAGTGAAAATGAATATTTACATGACTCCTCTGATACGCTCTTAACCCTACTAAGTTCTATTAAGCAGAGATATGTTTTCCTGTATAAAAAAGGAAACTTATTTAATGAACAAAGAAGGAAAATCTTGGAAAGAATTGTGGAATTTATAAAAGAGAATCATTATCAAGGTcttacttttaaataa